The Nitrososphaerota archaeon region CGGAAAACTGCCCCATGCGATACGAACTCAACCATTCACCCAATTTCTGAAAGCGCCTAGCTCGGTATTAAAGCGAAAGACATGATTCCCAGAACCGAGAAACCCCACGCCCAGGTCGCGATGAGCTCCGACTTCCATCCCTAACCTGAATTTCAGTTCGTGGCGTCGAGCCAAGTTTAACACCGCGAGGGGGCCGGCTCCACGAGGGGGTCTGGAAACGTGTCATGGACGCGCCCAAAATCAAGCTGGGATCTCTTCTTGAAAATGCTCTCGCCGACTAAAGGTGACCGAATCCTCGACGTCGGGGCCGGAAAAGGTCAGGTCGCTAGGCAAATAATGGCGGCGTCAGAAGGGCTGGAGGTCTTCGCCCTCGAACCCGACGAAAAACGGGTGGCGACTATGAAAAGGGAATCCCCCCAACTGAAGAGCTACGCGGGGGCCTCGGAGAAGATGCCATTCGAGGACTCCTTCTTTGACAAGGCCTACACCACCATGGCCCTGCACCACTTCACCAACCTGAACGCGGCTCTGCTGGAATCCGCAAGGGTTCTGAAGAATGGGGGGCTGCTGCTGATCCTCGACGTCGAGCCAAGCCGCGGGAGCGGTAGGCTGTTGCGCTTCTTCGAGAACACCATCCTGCGGAACCACCTCGAATTCCTCGGCTTGGAGGAAATCGGGCAGAGGATTGTGGCGACCGGGAGATTCGAGATTTCAGGTTCCAGTCGGGGACCGTTCGGCTACATTGTCCTCTGCACCAAGAAGGCCCCCTAGGCCTCCTCTCCGGACGAGCGTCCTCATTCGTCAAGCTCCACCATGATCGAGCTTCCTTCGCGTCGTGCGGGATAGCTCTTGACTTTCAAAGGCGGAATGATCCCGAAGGCGCCCGTCCGCACGTCGTAGCTCCACCCGTGCCACGGGCATGTAATCTGGTATCCGTCTAGGTCCCCCTCGCCCAGGGGTCCGCCCCTGTGGAGGCAGGCGTTGTTCAGCACGAAGAACTGGTCCTTGACCCGGAATATCGCAAGCATCTTTCCGTCCACCTGGACCACCTTCGACCCTCCGTCCTCGATTTCATTTGCCTCGGCCACCCTGACAAGCTTACCCATTCATCTCGACCTCTTCAAACCAGGCTGTGCTTCCCGCTCAGCTCTATCGGCTCTTCGGGGACCGGATGGACGTGCTTTCGGTCCTGTTCGAGGAGCCACTCCTCGAGGGCCCTGATCTGCTCGTTCCCACCACCGATGACGTCCAGCTCCTGCTTAGTCAGCTTGACAGCCTGCAGGATCACATGTTCGATGTGGTCGACATGGGTCTCAGTCGCGTGCCTGGGATGGATTTCTATTAGATACTGGAGGTC contains the following coding sequences:
- a CDS encoding Rieske 2Fe-2S domain-containing protein codes for the protein MGKLVRVAEANEIEDGGSKVVQVDGKMLAIFRVKDQFFVLNNACLHRGGPLGEGDLDGYQITCPWHGWSYDVRTGAFGIIPPLKVKSYPARREGSSIMVELDE
- a CDS encoding class I SAM-dependent methyltransferase, producing MSWTRPKSSWDLFLKMLSPTKGDRILDVGAGKGQVARQIMAASEGLEVFALEPDEKRVATMKRESPQLKSYAGASEKMPFEDSFFDKAYTTMALHHFTNLNAALLESARVLKNGGLLLILDVEPSRGSGRLLRFFENTILRNHLEFLGLEEIGQRIVATGRFEISGSSRGPFGYIVLCTKKAP